Proteins encoded within one genomic window of Cyprinus carpio isolate SPL01 chromosome B22, ASM1834038v1, whole genome shotgun sequence:
- the LOC109088701 gene encoding uncharacterized protein LOC109088701, translating to MEGDSVTLCTDVTKVQRNDQILWMYSINNSDTRIAEIYKQVISIYDNNEIFRDRLQMDYHSGSLTITNIRTEHSGLYKLTVIGGGVIYKSFTVTVHAHLPIPVIITNYPNCSSPSLSKGLSASNCSLLCSAVNVGAVTLSWYKGNSLLSSISVSDLSISLSLPLEVEYQEKNTYSCVINNPIRNQTTHLDISQLCQPCGGM from the exons atggagggagattctgtcactctatgTACTGATGTTACTAAAGTACAGAGAAATGATCAGATACTGTGGATGTATAGCATTAACAATTCAGACACTCGTATAGCTGAAATCTATAAACAGGTCATCTCTATATatgataataatgaaatattcagAGACAGACTACAGATGGATTATCATTCAGGGTCTCTCACCATAACAAACATCAGAACTgaacactctggactttataaactaacCGTGATTGGTGGAGGGGTCATATACAAGAGTTTCACTGTTACTGTCCATG CTCATCTACCCATTCCTGTCATTATCACAAACTATCCAAACTGTTCATCACCATCATTATCAAAAGGATTATCTGCATCCAATTGTTCATTGCTGTGTTCAGCTGTGAATGTGGgtgctgtgactctctcctggtacaaaggaaacagtttattgtccagcatcagtgtgtctgatctcagcatcagtctctctctacctctggaggtggaatatcaggagaaaaacacctacagctgtgtgatcaacaatcccatcagaaaccagaccacacatctggacatcagtcaactcTGTCAGCCATGTGGAGGTATGTGA